A section of the Pseudomonadota bacterium genome encodes:
- a CDS encoding pyridoxal phosphate-dependent aminotransferase, whose amino-acid sequence MSLLAERLKRIKPSPTIAINTKANDLKRAGNDVVSLAAGEPDFDTPMHVVDAAIDAMRRGETKYPPPAGIPELREAIVSKFKRDNNLEYSIDEVCVTVGGKQVIFNAMMATLSAGDEVIIPAPYWVSYTDIVLLCDGEPIIVNCGLAENFKLTPEKLEAAITPRTKWFFLNSPSNPTGVAYSSADYKALAEVLEKHPHVSIFVDDVYEHIIYDGFNFVTFAEAAPQLKERTLTLNACSKGYSMTGWRVGFAGGPMELIKKMNMVQSQACTGTSIISQWAAVAALEGDQSFLKEWVQTFQKRRDICVSMLNQTNGLECPTPEGAFYVYPCIAGCLGKQTPAGQIIKTDEDFCNYILETEGVGIVHGAAFGLEPFFRLSYAAATDVVQDCCARIQRACAALV is encoded by the coding sequence ATGTCCCTTCTCGCTGAGCGCTTAAAGCGCATCAAGCCATCCCCAACAATCGCGATCAACACAAAGGCAAACGATCTCAAACGCGCAGGTAATGACGTGGTAAGCCTTGCCGCTGGGGAACCTGACTTTGATACTCCTATGCATGTCGTAGATGCGGCAATTGACGCCATGCGACGCGGTGAAACAAAATATCCACCACCAGCTGGCATTCCTGAGCTTCGCGAGGCCATAGTATCTAAGTTCAAACGGGACAATAATCTTGAATATAGTATTGATGAAGTTTGTGTGACGGTTGGTGGTAAACAGGTTATTTTCAATGCGATGATGGCGACGCTATCAGCTGGAGACGAGGTGATAATCCCCGCGCCATATTGGGTGAGTTATACCGATATTGTTCTGCTTTGCGACGGTGAACCGATAATTGTGAATTGCGGTCTTGCGGAGAATTTCAAGCTAACACCAGAGAAATTAGAAGCAGCGATAACACCTAGGACCAAATGGTTTTTTTTAAATAGCCCCTCTAACCCAACAGGTGTGGCGTATTCTTCTGCTGACTACAAGGCGTTGGCTGAGGTGCTAGAGAAACACCCACATGTTTCCATATTTGTAGACGATGTATACGAGCATATTATTTATGACGGCTTTAATTTTGTTACTTTTGCAGAAGCAGCCCCTCAGCTTAAAGAGAGGACGCTGACCCTCAATGCCTGCTCAAAAGGCTACAGCATGACAGGGTGGAGAGTTGGTTTCGCGGGTGGACCGATGGAGTTGATAAAAAAAATGAACATGGTTCAAAGTCAAGCCTGCACGGGCACCAGTATCATTAGTCAATGGGCCGCTGTCGCTGCATTGGAAGGCGATCAATCTTTCCTAAAAGAATGGGTCCAGACATTTCAAAAACGGCGTGATATTTGCGTCTCTATGCTCAACCAGACGAATGGATTAGAGTGTCCCACTCCCGAAGGGGCTTTCTATGTATATCCTTGCATTGCTGGATGCCTGGGAAAACAAACACCTGCCGGACAAATAATAAAAACCGATGAAGACTTTTGTAATTATATTTTAGAAACAGAAGGCGTGGGCATCGTGCACGGCGCAGCATTTGGACTTGAACCTTTCTTTCGTCTGTCATATGCCGCCGCAACAGATGTGGTTCAAGATTGCTGTGCACGGATCCAACGGGCATGCGCAGCATTAGTGTAA
- a CDS encoding EamA family transporter — translation MEWIFLFDAQTMFVLAYFRRGNHLVGLLLAEWKIGISCGIAAFLNFGIVLWALSITQIGRVVALRETSVVFTALIGTCFMKERFGTRRIIASIVIAGGIIVMHCAAAG, via the coding sequence ATTGAATGGATTTTTTTATTTGATGCCCAGACCATGTTTGTGCTTGCTTATTTTCGCCGCGGTAATCATTTAGTGGGACTTCTTTTAGCGGAATGGAAGATTGGCATTTCCTGTGGTATCGCCGCATTTTTGAATTTTGGTATAGTGTTATGGGCTCTTAGCATTACGCAAATCGGACGTGTGGTAGCGCTTCGAGAGACGAGCGTGGTTTTCACGGCACTTATCGGCACATGCTTTATGAAGGAAAGATTTGGCACTAGGCGAATCATAGCTTCCATTGTGATTGCTGGGGGCATCATTGTAATGCATTGCGCAGCGGCGGGCTAA
- a CDS encoding ATP-binding cassette domain-containing protein, producing the protein MVTENKVSIRNLHKSFGANQILKGVDIEAQNGESLVLFGESGSGKSVLMKCILGLLDINAGNILIDGKITNGHGADKKTQHLNKIGMLFQRSALFDSLCVWENIVFRLLQSKICSRSEGKKLALQKLALVQMGRSVADLMPAELSGGMQKRVGLARAMAGDPKILLLDEPTAGLDPILSNGISELISNITKELDTTVISITNDIDSARVISNKAAMLKNGQISWQGPTKLIEKSDNPHVQKYIKSWVEERSLRKKTKKKSPRSRRS; encoded by the coding sequence ATGGTGACTGAAAATAAAGTAAGCATTCGTAATCTGCACAAATCCTTTGGAGCGAACCAAATCTTGAAAGGAGTAGATATCGAGGCGCAAAATGGCGAATCGTTAGTGCTCTTTGGAGAATCTGGAAGCGGCAAATCGGTACTAATGAAATGCATTCTTGGATTACTAGATATTAATGCCGGCAACATTTTGATAGATGGCAAAATCACTAATGGCCATGGCGCTGACAAGAAAACCCAGCATCTTAACAAGATAGGAATGTTGTTCCAACGCTCGGCACTCTTCGACAGCCTTTGTGTATGGGAAAATATTGTTTTTCGGCTTCTGCAGTCCAAAATCTGCAGCCGAAGTGAGGGCAAAAAACTCGCACTTCAAAAACTAGCCTTAGTTCAAATGGGAAGAAGCGTGGCAGATCTTATGCCAGCGGAGTTGTCAGGTGGCATGCAAAAGCGTGTCGGCCTCGCACGCGCTATGGCAGGTGACCCGAAAATCTTGTTACTCGATGAGCCCACGGCAGGCCTTGACCCCATTTTAAGTAATGGAATTAGCGAATTGATCTCAAATATCACTAAGGAACTCGATACAACAGTAATCTCAATTACCAATGATATCGATAGCGCACGCGTAATCTCAAACAAAGCTGCTATGCTCAAAAATGGACAGATTAGTTGGCAAGGACCTACTAAATTAATTGAAAAATCTGATAACCCGCATGTGCAAAAATATATCAAAAGCTGGGTTGAAGAACGTTCCCTCCGAAAAAAGACAAAGAAAAAGTCTCCACGTAGCCGTCGATCTTAG